A single genomic interval of Mesoaciditoga lauensis cd-1655R = DSM 25116 harbors:
- the aspS gene encoding aspartate--tRNA ligase: MLKRTHKLNEININTIGKEVIINGWVDRIRNLGGIIFMWIRDRYGVVQVVFDPNEDVYTEAEKISIEYVVGIKGIVRERPAEAKNENLESGEVEILAKEMEVLAESKTPPIYINREEGNEEARLKYRYLDLRHSSLQRNLIFRHKVEQETRKYLDALDFVEVETPYLTKSTPEGARDFLVPSRVKKGMFYALPQSPQIFKQLLMIAGMDRYYQIARCFRDEDLRADRQPEFTQIDLEMSFVEQSDVLETVGGLIKHLYSKILNVEIDEIPVMTYHEAMEKYGSDKPDTRFEMLLHDATEKAGNRDLKFLSPSQDEHLKYFVIPTDEGFSRKVLDEYVERGKKENLKIGWVKRQNGEYSGGVSKILKNSEMEIDIQDGEVAILGVGKYPKINEFLGRLRIEIAKKVDILDENSVKILWVSDFPMFEWNDEEERFQAQHHPFTMPYLEDLERYENGDLSKIRAHAYDLVINGWELGSGSVRIHKRDLQQRIFTLIGLSEKEAKERFGFFLEAFEYGAPPHAGFAIGVDRLVAIMTKAKSLRDVIAFPKTTSGTDLMADAPSKVNAIQLRELGIKVEVDN, from the coding sequence ATGCTGAAAAGAACCCATAAATTGAATGAGATAAACATCAACACCATCGGGAAAGAAGTCATCATAAACGGTTGGGTGGACAGAATAAGAAATCTGGGTGGAATCATATTCATGTGGATAAGGGATCGATATGGAGTTGTCCAAGTTGTCTTCGATCCAAATGAAGATGTGTACACAGAAGCTGAGAAAATTTCAATTGAATATGTCGTTGGAATAAAGGGAATAGTGAGAGAACGCCCAGCTGAGGCAAAAAATGAAAATCTTGAAAGCGGAGAAGTGGAAATTCTTGCAAAAGAGATGGAAGTGCTTGCTGAATCGAAAACCCCTCCTATATACATAAACCGTGAAGAGGGAAACGAAGAGGCAAGGTTAAAATATAGATATTTGGATTTGAGGCATTCCAGCCTTCAAAGAAACTTGATATTCCGACACAAAGTGGAACAAGAAACAAGAAAATATCTGGACGCGTTGGACTTTGTAGAAGTTGAAACCCCTTACCTCACAAAATCCACACCAGAGGGGGCGCGTGATTTTCTCGTACCATCAAGGGTGAAGAAAGGGATGTTTTATGCGCTACCACAATCGCCGCAAATTTTCAAGCAGCTCTTGATGATCGCCGGAATGGACAGATATTATCAAATAGCCCGATGCTTCAGAGATGAAGATTTAAGGGCCGACAGACAACCTGAATTCACTCAAATAGATCTTGAAATGTCGTTCGTCGAGCAATCGGATGTGCTTGAAACGGTTGGGGGTCTGATAAAGCATCTTTACAGCAAAATATTGAACGTTGAAATAGATGAAATACCCGTTATGACTTATCATGAAGCTATGGAAAAATACGGAAGTGATAAGCCGGATACCCGTTTTGAAATGCTTCTCCATGACGCGACGGAAAAAGCTGGCAATAGAGATTTAAAGTTCCTTTCCCCATCACAAGACGAACACTTGAAATACTTTGTCATTCCGACCGATGAGGGTTTCTCGAGAAAAGTGTTGGATGAATACGTGGAAAGAGGGAAAAAGGAAAACCTGAAAATTGGATGGGTAAAAAGGCAAAATGGCGAATATAGTGGCGGAGTATCGAAGATTTTGAAAAACAGTGAAATGGAAATCGATATTCAAGATGGAGAAGTGGCCATTTTAGGAGTTGGAAAATATCCTAAGATCAACGAATTTTTGGGAAGATTGAGAATAGAAATTGCGAAAAAAGTGGATATCTTAGACGAAAATTCTGTTAAAATACTATGGGTGTCTGATTTTCCTATGTTCGAATGGAATGATGAAGAGGAGCGCTTTCAAGCTCAACATCATCCATTTACCATGCCGTATCTAGAGGATCTTGAAAGATATGAAAATGGAGACTTATCAAAGATTCGTGCCCACGCTTACGATTTAGTGATAAACGGATGGGAACTCGGAAGCGGAAGCGTCAGAATACATAAAAGAGATCTTCAGCAGAGAATATTCACCCTTATAGGCCTCTCTGAAAAAGAAGCAAAGGAAAGATTTGGATTCTTTTTAGAGGCATTTGAATACGGTGCGCCTCCCCATGCTGGTTTTGCAATAGGGGTGGATAGGTTGGTCGCGATAATGACAAAGGCAAAATCGTTGAGAGACGTGATAGCCTTTCCAAAAACCACAAGCGGGACAGATTTGATGGCCGATGCACCATCAAAAGTAAACGCTATCCAGCTTAGAGAGTTAGGAATAAAAGTGGAGGTAGATAACTGA
- a CDS encoding metal ABC transporter ATP-binding protein: protein MSDFLGIKSLTVSYDGKVALYNINLKLELGKFHVVMGPNGGGKTTLIKAIAGLVPYSGKITIKNMDIRKYRKLYSIGYLAQRGAQFYDFPLSAVEVVEMGRYRFKESSKVKREKALQFLKEVKMFSHANRPIGDLSGGQQQRVLIARALASESHIILMDEPLTGMDPRSQSSFYEMIEKIKEKHGLTIIMSSHDIGFTTAYAENVFCINRKLIPHNEVVKLLNEPEVARMYGPNFRLTKHFHLPSEEDDV from the coding sequence GTGAGCGATTTTTTGGGAATAAAATCTCTAACAGTGTCATACGATGGTAAAGTGGCATTGTATAACATAAACTTGAAATTAGAACTTGGGAAATTTCATGTGGTGATGGGGCCAAATGGAGGGGGTAAAACTACCCTTATAAAGGCGATAGCGGGTCTAGTCCCATATTCCGGGAAGATAACGATAAAAAATATGGATATAAGGAAGTATAGAAAACTCTATTCTATTGGTTATCTAGCCCAACGCGGTGCTCAGTTTTATGACTTTCCACTTAGCGCCGTGGAAGTTGTGGAAATGGGAAGATATAGATTTAAAGAATCTTCAAAGGTAAAAAGAGAAAAAGCGCTTCAGTTTTTGAAAGAAGTTAAAATGTTTTCTCACGCCAATCGCCCTATAGGTGATTTAAGCGGTGGCCAACAGCAAAGAGTGCTTATAGCAAGGGCGTTGGCCAGTGAGTCTCACATCATTTTAATGGATGAACCCTTAACTGGCATGGATCCAAGGTCCCAGTCTAGTTTCTACGAAATGATCGAAAAGATAAAGGAAAAACATGGTTTAACCATAATAATGTCAAGTCATGATATAGGCTTCACAACGGCGTATGCCGAAAACGTCTTCTGTATAAATAGAAAGTTAATTCCACACAATGAAGTTGTGAAATTGCTCAATGAGCCAGAAGTGGCAAGGATGTACGGTCCAAATTTTAGACTCACAAAGCATTTTCACCTACCATCGGAGGAAGATGATGTTTGA
- a CDS encoding L-threonylcarbamoyladenylate synthase translates to MRIIRANDPKSTEMAKKYLNECELIVFPTETVYGIGALPSCEKAVEKIYQLKKRDKSKPMLLHISSKEDLIKYATGIDELVLKLVETFWPGSLSFVLKASSQAPKCAVAMDGTIGLRMPSDDFFLRLSKEIGALVATSANISSQPSPLTVEEAISQLGDEVALYVDGGRVKKGKASTVLDMTKTPPLILREGAIRTEEIEKIVGKVNF, encoded by the coding sequence ATGCGAATAATACGTGCAAACGATCCAAAGTCCACGGAAATGGCAAAAAAATACCTGAACGAATGTGAACTCATCGTTTTTCCAACCGAAACCGTTTACGGTATAGGTGCACTTCCTTCATGTGAAAAAGCCGTAGAAAAAATATATCAATTGAAAAAGCGTGATAAAAGCAAACCGATGTTGCTTCACATATCCTCAAAAGAGGACTTGATAAAGTACGCTACGGGAATAGATGAACTGGTCTTAAAACTTGTTGAAACTTTTTGGCCAGGTTCTCTTTCATTTGTCCTCAAAGCTTCTTCTCAAGCACCAAAGTGTGCCGTTGCCATGGATGGAACAATTGGATTGAGAATGCCAAGCGACGATTTTTTCTTACGTCTTTCAAAAGAAATTGGAGCTTTAGTGGCAACGAGCGCTAATATATCGAGCCAACCTTCTCCTTTAACGGTTGAAGAAGCCATTTCTCAGCTTGGTGATGAAGTTGCTTTATACGTAGATGGAGGAAGGGTAAAAAAGGGGAAGGCCTCAACGGTTTTGGATATGACTAAAACTCCTCCCCTTATTCTCAGAGAAGGGGCAATAAGAACAGAGGAAATAGAAAAAATCGTGGGGAAAGTTAATTTTTGA
- a CDS encoding metal ABC transporter substrate-binding protein — protein sequence MKRPITLLFFILTFIFTIMFSQTLIVTSIPPLGYAFQQIGGKYVKIEVLTHAGDNPHTYSLNPRQVLTISKAEIFGDLGLKEDKWIAQKVMAINPNINVVDTASNFHQFLIGEDENYNPHVWLDVKLYEMICINVYYALVKASPSHKNYYAENLGNMIEKLENLNSKISNMLSPYKGKPFVAQHPAWDYFARAYELGKEYSLENNAGQGITPIEYKNIILAMKKYRITHIIGDPVTPSRMSENLATQTGAKIIEINPVYIYDYFDLMEEIAQKFAEALK from the coding sequence GTGAAAAGACCAATAACGCTTTTATTTTTCATTTTAACATTTATCTTCACAATTATGTTTTCTCAAACCCTCATTGTGACAAGTATACCCCCTCTGGGGTATGCATTTCAACAGATCGGTGGAAAATACGTGAAAATAGAAGTTCTCACTCACGCCGGAGATAATCCCCACACTTACAGCCTTAACCCTCGTCAAGTTTTGACGATATCAAAAGCGGAGATCTTTGGAGATCTCGGATTGAAAGAAGACAAATGGATAGCTCAAAAAGTGATGGCCATAAATCCAAATATCAACGTAGTGGACACGGCCTCGAATTTTCATCAGTTTCTAATAGGTGAAGATGAAAATTACAATCCCCATGTTTGGTTGGATGTGAAACTCTACGAGATGATATGCATAAACGTATACTACGCTCTTGTAAAAGCATCTCCATCTCATAAAAATTACTACGCTGAAAATTTGGGAAATATGATCGAAAAACTGGAAAATTTGAATTCGAAAATATCGAATATGCTTTCTCCTTACAAAGGAAAACCTTTTGTGGCTCAACATCCAGCGTGGGATTATTTTGCGCGAGCTTACGAACTTGGAAAAGAATACAGCTTGGAAAACAACGCAGGTCAAGGGATAACCCCCATAGAATATAAAAACATCATACTGGCCATGAAAAAATACCGAATAACCCATATAATTGGCGATCCGGTGACCCCTTCCAGAATGAGCGAAAACCTTGCCACTCAAACGGGTGCAAAAATCATCGAGATAAATCCCGTTTACATTTACGACTATTTCGACCTCATGGAAGAGATCGCACAAAAGTTCGCGGAGGCTTTAAAGTGA
- a CDS encoding metal ABC transporter permease, with product MFELLKFPFVQNALIGGEIVAIIAGMLGPLLIFRKMSFISVGISHGTFAGIALGIFLGISPLWMAVAFAIGLGIFIGFVSRTGKISEDATIGTLFAFSMALGIWLISLNKGYHPDVMGYLFGDLLAISRKDMYFAVIILGITMFWYLIRGKAVIYSSFDEDFSKIVGVPVEVDYYIFMAIAALVTVAAVRFVGVVLTSSIMIAPGVSAKMLSKRFSIITLLSVLFGMISIFIGIFISFELNISSGPSVVFVATTIFFISLILKWVRNRKVKTSLPRK from the coding sequence ATGTTTGAACTTTTAAAATTCCCATTCGTTCAAAATGCGTTAATTGGCGGGGAAATAGTGGCAATCATAGCGGGCATGTTAGGTCCTCTTCTCATCTTTAGAAAGATGTCTTTTATAAGTGTCGGCATCTCACATGGAACGTTCGCAGGCATAGCGCTTGGAATATTTTTGGGAATATCTCCGCTATGGATGGCTGTAGCGTTTGCCATAGGTTTGGGGATATTCATAGGGTTTGTAAGCAGAACTGGGAAAATCTCTGAAGATGCGACCATAGGAACCCTTTTTGCTTTTTCTATGGCATTGGGAATATGGTTGATAAGCTTGAACAAAGGATACCATCCGGATGTTATGGGGTATCTTTTCGGAGATCTTCTGGCCATATCCAGAAAAGACATGTACTTCGCCGTGATAATTTTGGGTATAACAATGTTTTGGTATCTTATTCGTGGAAAAGCGGTGATATATTCCAGCTTTGATGAAGACTTTTCGAAGATAGTCGGCGTACCAGTAGAAGTGGATTATTACATCTTCATGGCTATCGCAGCTTTGGTAACCGTGGCAGCGGTGAGATTCGTTGGTGTTGTTTTGACAAGTTCCATCATGATTGCTCCTGGCGTCTCGGCTAAAATGTTGTCAAAAAGGTTCAGCATCATCACCTTGTTGTCAGTTCTCTTTGGAATGATATCTATTTTCATAGGAATATTCATATCCTTCGAATTGAACATATCTTCTGGGCCTTCTGTCGTCTTCGTGGCAACGACCATATTTTTCATCTCTCTTATTTTAAAATGGGTGCGAAACAGAAAGGTGAAAACTTCTCTACCCAGAAAGTAA
- a CDS encoding cytochrome c biogenesis CcdA family protein, translated as MDFSLTTVQVNWWAALVGGFLSFLSPCIFPLLPGFLAFLISSKKRKSAVWRAFAFSLGLSVIFILLGLATGTFGMFLSGFRRWVELIGGAIVIVFGVSYTGLFTLPFFEKGIFIPFNREVDSFWSAFLFGLVTSFAWTPCIGPTLGAILTIAATGDTLNGGILLAFFSIGIMVPLLLAALLVDYVNKAMPTISKYQTQINIAGGIILIIVGILMMTGKLGILTPA; from the coding sequence GTGGATTTCTCGTTAACTACCGTTCAAGTAAATTGGTGGGCAGCACTAGTTGGGGGCTTTTTGAGTTTTTTATCGCCATGTATCTTCCCTTTGCTGCCAGGATTCTTGGCATTCTTGATATCTTCTAAAAAAAGAAAAAGCGCGGTGTGGAGGGCATTTGCTTTCTCGTTAGGGCTTAGCGTGATATTCATCTTGCTTGGACTGGCTACAGGTACTTTTGGAATGTTCCTAAGTGGGTTCAGGAGATGGGTAGAACTCATTGGAGGCGCTATCGTCATAGTCTTTGGAGTGAGCTATACCGGCCTTTTTACACTCCCCTTTTTTGAAAAAGGCATTTTCATACCGTTTAACAGAGAAGTGGACAGCTTTTGGAGCGCCTTTCTCTTTGGGCTTGTCACATCTTTTGCCTGGACTCCTTGCATAGGCCCAACACTTGGGGCCATTTTGACCATCGCAGCCACGGGTGACACTTTGAATGGAGGGATATTGCTTGCATTTTTCTCCATTGGAATAATGGTCCCTCTTCTCTTAGCGGCTTTGCTTGTAGATTACGTGAACAAAGCCATGCCTACAATTTCAAAGTATCAGACACAGATAAACATAGCTGGTGGGATAATTTTGATAATTGTTGGAATATTGATGATGACGGGAAAACTTGGAATTTTAACCCCGGCATGA